The following DNA comes from Chlamydiales bacterium.
CCTGCCTCATAGCGTTTGCCTATGAGCTCATTGCTGGGAAGAATGCAATACATGCAACTTCCTTGATATTCCCAATGGGTAGTATCGCCATTGGGAGTCGTTTCTGTTTTTATACGATTCAAGCCATCATAGGTTTTCTTTAATGTGTAGCCTGCAGCATCAGTGAAGCTGATCAGGTTGCCTCTTGCATCGAATGTTTGGGTTTCTGTAGCCTTTGTTAAGGCATGAATATGTATGATTTTTCGATTGAGGTCATCGTAGGTGATTTCCCAGGTGATATTATTTTTAATTTCACGAATCGGTCTTCCAAAGAAATCGTATACGATGCTGTTCTTAGTTCCATCGGGATAGATCTCTTCTTTTAACAAGCCATTAGTGGTATAGAGACGTGTTGTTTTTGCACCAGAAGGTGTGGTGACACTTTCTACAAGTCCTCCAGACTCATAGGAGAAAAGGGTAGAGAGCCCTTCTCTTGTCTCAGATTGAATTCTATTTAGAGCATCGTAGTCGCGATAGATACAAGCGCCTCTTGGATCTACCTCTTGAATTAAATTGCCTCTGGAATCGTACTCATAAAGGGTGTAGGCGATGGCATTTGAAGTGAGTGTTTGCCTTTTAGCTTGAAGAAGGCCAGAAGCGTGATAATCTAAGTGGAGAGTATTTTGTGCGTTGGCTGTTTGTTTCCAGATCGGTTGATTATTAAGGTTATAGCCTAAGTAAGTTGCAGAGAGAAGTGTGCCGTTGGGAGAATAGTGCTTAGATGTCAGCAGATTTCCCATAATGTCGTAATCATTCTGTTGGATGCTGTCTGCGGTAGTTACTTTTATGCATTGCCCTTGATGATTATAAGAATAATCACTTACCACGTTTGCATCTGCAGTTTTTGTTATTTGATTTTTTTGACTTAGAAATCCATGAGTGTCATATTGCCACCAAACAGAAGCTCCTGGCTGATCTTCCCCTATAATTTGACCAACGCTGTTGTATCTGCGCTCTATATAAGAAAGCAGTGTATTGTTAACGTACTTTTCTATCCTGATAGGCAGTGGTTTATGATCAAGATAAGTGGTGACAGTTTTATGATCTAAAATATCTTCTTGGATGCAGAGGTTGCGCTCATTATAGGTGAGCTTTTTAGTGACCGATCTCTCCCCATTACCTGTTAGATCCTCTCCTTCAAGAGTTATTTCTGTGGGGTTGCCCTTTTTGTCGTAGAGATAGGAAGTGGTGAGGCCTCGTTTATCTGTAGTGGATTTTAAGCTCCTTGGCCATGCTCCTGGCTGGTTCCAGTTTATGACGCTTTCTGTGAGGGGGTCAAACCAGGTTTTATCGTCTATGAACCAAGAACTATAGGTTTGATAGCCCAGAGGATCTGTAATTTTATAGATCTGTTTTTGGAAAATTTTATAAATTGTTTGGCCGCCAGCGGCATCTGTAACAAGTGTGAGACCTTCTTGATAGGCAAGAGTGGCGTTTGTAATCAGCTCTTGCTGCAAGCCCATAGGCGCGCGTTGTTCAACGACTCTTCCCTTATCATCATAGATATTTTCCAAAACTTTCCCGTGGGGTTTTGTTTCTCTGATGATACGGTGGAATCTGTCATATTCATAAAAGATCTTAGCTGTATTGGGAAGCGTGACTTGTGTAAGATCTCCTTGTGAATCGTAGTTGTAAGAGACTCTTCTGCCATCTTTAACATAGGCTTCGGAGATCTTGCCTTCATGATTGTAATGAAATCCTAAAAAATCACCATTAGAGTTTTCAATACGAGATAAGCGCTTCTCATTATAGAAAAATGTGAGGATACATCCTTTGGCATCGATCCATTTTTTAAGTAATCCTTTTTCAAAATGCCTTGTGGAGCCATCTGTGCTATAGAGCACGTTATCTTTGATATAAGCATGAAAGGGGTTAGCAAGGCCTCCCATACCTCTTTGGCTAAAATTACAGAGGTCGGGATTATCTTCGAAGGAAACTTGCCAGCGAGAATTTTCTGGGATGTAGCGATAGATGATAATTGAACCATCTGCTTCTGCAGCATACAGTTTTCCCTCTTGCTCAATAAGGAACGGATTTAGCCCCAGTTTCCATCCGCATCCAAAGTCACCTAGTAGGGGATTTTGACTGTTATAATTACGCCGTACTTCAAGGGGGAAGGGGCCTGGCAAATTGAGATCGACCTCATCGATGTAAAAAGCTCCACTCACTACATCGATGGGATCTGCTACGGTATGTGTATTAGCCTTATGTTCAGGCCTTACATCGGGGATCCACTGCGTTGTTCTAGGAGAAGGTAGTGGGGTAGCAAAAGTTGCTGTAGGACGTGCAACATCTAATGTATAACCATGGTTAGTGAGAACAAGATCCCATTCACTAATTCCTTGAGACGTTGTGTAATTGCTTGGCAAGGGGGAGCCTAAGCCTCCGTGAAACAGTAGATTATTGCCAGTGATCAAGGCATATTGTGTGTTAGGATTGAGAATGAGGGCACCTGTTTCTTTATAAGACCCATCTAAACTTAAGATGGGTCCTGGAGTCATGTAAGCATATGTCCAGCTACTTAAAGAGTTTTCTTGACCTAGCAGATTTTTGAGAAGACCCCAACTGCTCAATGAGGCTGACTGAACATCACGAAGATTTAAATTTTCCAAATGAGAAAAATAGAGAGCTTGTGCTACTTCAGGCGTATTTTCTGCAGCTTCAAAAGAAGAGGGAGTAAAGATGGCAAAACCTTCTCCTGGCAGTCCATTTTTCTTGTGTTGTAGGTGAGCTAATTGCAAAAGTTTTACCGTAGAAATAGGATAGGGATCTTTAAAGATTTCACTTAAAATCTGATGTTCATTCGAAGAAGAATCAACAGTTATAAGAGCTTTAAGTTGTCTGCTAGCTGTATAGCCCTCTTGATTCCAGATAGAAGGAGGGGGATTTTGAGGGGGATTTGCATGAAACCAAAACATGTCCACTTGAGGCAACTTTAAGTCTGGCTCTCCTTTAATAGGACCTTTGGATGAATCTGGAGAGAGTTTAGCAAGGCCAAAAGCAAGAGCTGTGGTAGGCCTTGTTTTATGAAGATCAGCAATTAAGCTCTCTGTACGGCCACATTTTTCAAAATAAGAAGTGCCTACAAAGGCAAGAAGAGCATGTATGCGCTTAGTCTCATCTTTTTCTTTTGCAAACTGCTCATAAAATTGAGAAGTCATTTGCGGACTGGCCCCTCCAAAATGAAAACAAAGTGCTGCACTTGTCCCTTTGGCAAAAGAGAGCGTTTGTGTTGCTTGAGAAAGAGTAGCTCCCAAAGGAACTTCGTACGTCAGCTTGATATTCATTACATGGTCTGATTCATCTAGATCTAGGTAAGATGCTTTAGGCCTTTCCGCTGCCTGTACAAACAATCTGTGACCATTTTTGCTATTGGCAGAAAAGTACAGAGAAATTATGCTGCAATTCAATTCAGCCAAAGGTACAGATAGAGATAACTTTTTCTGTGGATTCTCTTGAGAAAAGATCTCTATTTGAGCCATAGCAAAGAGATTGGAACTTTTCAGCGAATCTATAATTTGAAGTTGCCCGCTAAATGAGGGCCGCGGAAAATCTTCCCAGCAGGTGAACTGCTTTTTGATTTGGGTACGATGTACTCCAACATCCATTAAAGATAAGCCCTGTTTTCTAATCTCCTCTTCAACAAAACGTATGAAAAGAACACCTGCTGTATCATTTCCGTCAGGAGCAATATGTTTTATGATTCTCTCGTCACTTTTTAAATAACGTAAGATCCATCTATCAGCGCTTGCATACTCTTCTGGCATAAAGTTATATAAGTCGTAGCCCTCCTCTATCTGCATTTCCTTCATCCAAGGAAAGAGTGAAACCCAATTTTTCCCATTAAAAAAGAGGACAAAAGGGTAATTTAACACACCCTCTTTTTGCTCTTTAGGTAGGTTTGTAAAGAGCATTTTTTCTACAAAAATTTTGGGAAGAGTAGAAAGACCTCCTTTAATATAGAGTGCTTGATAACCCGCACTTCGCAAAAGATACACTAGGAGCTGACATTGTTCCCAAGGAGAGCCCTGCTTTTCTAGATAAGTTCTATAGGCATTCCTATGAATTCCTGGAGCTTGAAAAACTCCATTCTCTTGGATAAGAAAAGGATCTACGAGAGCTATTTCATTTTGAACATATCCAGCGAGTGCTAGAGGATCTCTTTTTAATTCCCCTACAAATTGGTTAAGACCAGGGAAATGAACTGGTTCTGAAGAAAAGGTAGGATTGAGGTGCTCACTTAAAGTAAAGGTTACAAAGGGAGCGATTTTATTGGTAGGAACGTTAGTACATGGAAGAGCAGGTTTTCTAAGAGAGCTCAATTGCCATGGAGGGGGCACTAAAAAGCTGGTGTTGTAAAGAGCGTTTCCTGCATCTA
Coding sequences within:
- a CDS encoding DUF6531 domain-containing protein; the protein is MKYLRLIFLLLFIPLFLHAYDQGESKNLYDKVVAEWNQSGTLINQANRLSSNQHDKRIPLLNEAIAACNRAIGHCNAFFRDYGKQPSKKRNEQWRIAMKNQFRDAKDKCSARISSLETAIKEITLVNAAFEKVNLSLQEGQKKADLAETKNRECLRHLNNADTVVTMLHEVAKLYEEAATYVQEAASHIATCGNASDKKWLKEKEQNYLDTATKYRKEAAEWPAAILAQKSILNEKLATLREERKLFEEQGLKRSAYEVQKQMVAILEQLIKGSSVHDEEILQLKASLALYEAEADRNRLTNSTQTLTEDEFRKREEVRRELFYAKQLLVTPELFLPSLFSQTTRPFALSLDGQVSKKDTYFTLYTEQFYRFLIQSDLPATQILVKVGKEGSIIHEEIITLPLKNIQSWEQYVKDDGMIFIPETRLKTEFGVELRISFVCDPKCTFSMIVAQKVTCPDYQLSIALDAGNALYNTSFLVPPPWQLSSLRKPALPCTNVPTNKIAPFVTFTLSEHLNPTFSSEPVHFPGLNQFVGELKRDPLALAGYVQNEIALVDPFLIQENGVFQAPGIHRNAYRTYLEKQGSPWEQCQLLVYLLRSAGYQALYIKGGLSTLPKIFVEKMLFTNLPKEQKEGVLNYPFVLFFNGKNWVSLFPWMKEMQIEEGYDLYNFMPEEYASADRWILRYLKSDERIIKHIAPDGNDTAGVLFIRFVEEEIRKQGLSLMDVGVHRTQIKKQFTCWEDFPRPSFSGQLQIIDSLKSSNLFAMAQIEIFSQENPQKKLSLSVPLAELNCSIISLYFSANSKNGHRLFVQAAERPKASYLDLDESDHVMNIKLTYEVPLGATLSQATQTLSFAKGTSAALCFHFGGASPQMTSQFYEQFAKEKDETKRIHALLAFVGTSYFEKCGRTESLIADLHKTRPTTALAFGLAKLSPDSSKGPIKGEPDLKLPQVDMFWFHANPPQNPPPSIWNQEGYTASRQLKALITVDSSSNEHQILSEIFKDPYPISTVKLLQLAHLQHKKNGLPGEGFAIFTPSSFEAAENTPEVAQALYFSHLENLNLRDVQSASLSSWGLLKNLLGQENSLSSWTYAYMTPGPILSLDGSYKETGALILNPNTQYALITGNNLLFHGGLGSPLPSNYTTSQGISEWDLVLTNHGYTLDVARPTATFATPLPSPRTTQWIPDVRPEHKANTHTVADPIDVVSGAFYIDEVDLNLPGPFPLEVRRNYNSQNPLLGDFGCGWKLGLNPFLIEQEGKLYAAEADGSIIIYRYIPENSRWQVSFEDNPDLCNFSQRGMGGLANPFHAYIKDNVLYSTDGSTRHFEKGLLKKWIDAKGCILTFFYNEKRLSRIENSNGDFLGFHYNHEGKISEAYVKDGRRVSYNYDSQGDLTQVTLPNTAKIFYEYDRFHRIIRETKPHGKVLENIYDDKGRVVEQRAPMGLQQELITNATLAYQEGLTLVTDAAGGQTIYKIFQKQIYKITDPLGYQTYSSWFIDDKTWFDPLTESVINWNQPGAWPRSLKSTTDKRGLTTSYLYDKKGNPTEITLEGEDLTGNGERSVTKKLTYNERNLCIQEDILDHKTVTTYLDHKPLPIRIEKYVNNTLLSYIERRYNSVGQIIGEDQPGASVWWQYDTHGFLSQKNQITKTADANVVSDYSYNHQGQCIKVTTADSIQQNDYDIMGNLLTSKHYSPNGTLLSATYLGYNLNNQPIWKQTANAQNTLHLDYHASGLLQAKRQTLTSNAIAYTLYEYDSRGNLIQEVDPRGACIYRDYDALNRIQSETREGLSTLFSYESGGLVESVTTPSGAKTTRLYTTNGLLKEEIYPDGTKNSIVYDFFGRPIREIKNNITWEITYDDLNRKIIHIHALTKATETQTFDARGNLISFTDAAGYTLKKTYDGLNRIKTETTPNGDTTHWEYQGSCMYCILPSNELIGKRYEAG